GAGATCGACGAGGACTCCCAGCAGGAGTATCATAGTGCAGAGGAGCAAGAACACATAAGTGCCCATGTATCTTTTGACCAAACGAAAACATTAAACACACCTGATCTGCAGGTTATTGGGTTAAGAAATTCGGGTTATAAAGCTGAGTGTGCTAGCCATCTAGACGGTAATCGTGTCGAGTTGGCAAGTGATTCTAGCATCTTTTTAGATTCAGTTGATGTTTATGGACAAGAAGATGCACCCCGTGGCTCCAAGTTTCAGAATTCTGTTGTGTTAAGAGAATATCACGAACCAAAGCATGACATGTGTAAGGAACAAGAGACTAGTTTAATGTACCACACGGTATTTGATGAAATTGTACTAGGGAGCAGTCCCCTTGAAAATCAGGAATCTCGATCTAAGAGTAGTTTCTTGAACCCTCAGAAAGCACTAAAAGCTACAACCTATATCGGCAAAATGAAATGTCAAATAATTGAAAGTAAAGATTTTTGTGGGAATGAAATCGTTGAGAACCAAAAGTTGCACCACCTTGGAAATCCTAGCACATTACAAGAAGACAGAGCTTTACAGGTGTTACTCCAACCCGGTCAAGATTGTCAGACTTCCTGGACCTCTGCTGTTGATGATTCAGTAATTTCTCCCTGTGGATATTCACATAGAAGCCTACAAAATACCCCCAACCCAGCCTTAGATGTTTCCGTTACTACCCCAAGGATTACAGCCAGAGATCATGAAGCAGTGGATGAGATCTCCCTAAAAGTTGCTGATGACAGCACCACAAATAACTCGTGTTTTCCCAGCATAGAAGGAACACGTCCTGAGTTGGTGATGGATGCAGCAAGTGACAGAGTCACGGTTCATCAGACGGTGGACGTTTGCGCTGACTTTAGGGCTTGTTTCACAACCAGCAGGGCAACGAGTGCGAGACCTTCTGTGGTATCTGCGTCAAGCAATACAGACATAACCATGATGAACAAAAGGCGGCCTGGGGAGTGGCAGGGTGAGAGACACAGAAGTGTGGCCTGTAATACAGATGGGCCACACAGCCAAGATCATGAAGACACGCCAGTGACGATGAGCAGAGGACCACTGGGGAACTCTCTCTcagttgacagttcagagcctaatGGAAATCTCCTAAACAAGGTAAAGCCAGTGTAACtcataagaaaattttatttgacCTTATATGAAGGCAGTGTATGTTATAATTCAGCAAATTATGATGGGGGTTCCTGAGGCTTTTGTGAGAAAATGCCGGATGAGGGGAAACGGTGAACAGATTGCTACCAAACTCTAGCCACCTTTGGCGGCAGCTATTGATGCAAAGTCAGTTAGAAATTGGATTTTACGTTTTACCAGTTGGGAACTTCAGATACGACGTATGTTGTTTGTCATATCTttctaatttagttttaaaaCGTGTTTTCCAGGATTCCCTGGAATTAAGAAAAACATCTGCTATCACAGACTTAAAGAAACATCCTGAAAGGTAAGTCAGATGTATAAACTTAACAGATATACATGGGGAAGAGAATCAGAagaataatttgcttttttgtaAGGTATTTAGCCATATAGAATAATAGCTAAAAAAGACCTTAAGAGATCATCTGCTTCAGCCATTTGCTTTCgaacaaataaatattaggaTAACGTATAATGTTAAAGCTTTTCACTTACTAAGATTCAGTCTCAGTAATTCCTTCAGAAACTCACAGCGtcttattctatttattcttccCAAATCTGCATGAATTTAAGtactccattttctttcattttctaccCCTATAGACCAAAACAAAATAGCACCGATGAAAACCTTCACACATTGGAAGAAGTAAATAGCTACTTTCACTGGAGTATTTTAATCTTGATTTTAACTCATTGTGTAATTTATTCTGCATCCGTGGAGAACCGCGTTGCGGGtttggaggggaaaggggaggtcTCTCAGAAGCCAAGCTAGTTGTCATGCTCTGAGgtcatttactttttccttccttcattctttgttCTCTTAATGAGTTTAATCTGGTATCCAGTCCTCTAAAATTAAATGGAAGCGCTCATTTCCCATGGCAGAGGTGTTGAGAACGGCAGGAAGTGACAGCCAGTAGCAAGGGAAGAATTATTAACCAAGAACTATTAACGTTCGAAAAATAATAGTGAGTTGAGGCTTTTTGATCTATTTACAGTAAAATATTTGCTTATGATAATGACCCTTAATTAATAAACACGTAAATCACGTCTGTATGAAAGAGAGAACACATTTAAGAACCGTTTCCATCCAGAATGCTCGCAACTTTAAAAAACGTGGGTCAAGGCTTGATTTAGGTTGAAAATCTTCTGATTATGGATGAATAAAATTGATACTTTACTTTGGAATCCTTTTTCGGTAAAAGAAAGCATACATCGGAAAATTTTTTACTTCTCTGACTTTTAGAAAGAGTATGTTTAGCTTCGActtgacatccttgtcttctgaAGCTATGCTGTGTTCGTGCGGCCTTTCCGTCCATAGTAGAAATTGATTGAAGCCtggcaggaaaagggaagaaatgttaaaatgttccAGAGGCGCGTCTTACCAGACAAAGATGTTTGGAATCTGAGCTAACCCAGTCTTTTATTTTCCAGGGAATCTCCGCCTTGTCAAGAGGCGGGGAGGGGTTTGGCCTCCCGGTGCTGTGAGGACGCGAGGCGAAGAGCCGCGAGGGCAGAGCTGCACCTCCTACACCTTCACTACCAGATGTGTCAGCGCCACTGCAGTGACATTTACAAGCTTGTCACGGAAAACAGGGAGGGGTTCAGCAGGTGATTGTTCATTGTAGATCTGTATCTTGGAAATTTACCACAAGCTTTCGATGTACACCAGAAAGCATCCTTAGTTTCTCTTTTCGAAAGGCAGAATGAGGGGGAGGTCGCATCCGGTTCTGTTAGCTGGCCTGGGGGTAGTGGGCTTCCAAAAGGAATCCGTTGCGACTTCGCGGAGTGGCAGCGGCGTATGTTGGGAGGAGGCGTCCGGCCAAAAGATAGAGCTGACgggttgttgttgctgttgtttcatAAAGTCCCAAGTATGGCTGAAGTCAGTTGGAGGGTTTTGCGTGACATTCTACCACATCCTCTCAGCCTGTATGTGGAGGGTTGCTGTGCCGCCCCTAGAAAAACATCTTCTTtggttccttttcttttactaaccattttgaagaaaaaaaatctgtatagaTCTGGTGGAGTTCGAACTCGGGGTGTAACATAATCCAATAGTGTTCAGTGGATGACCTATGCCTAAGTGGTTTTGTAAATTGAACTTCTGAACAGGAACCTATGGAGTAATTGTGCTAAGAAGCAATTAGGATCAGCACTACTGTCTGTTTCGGGAGACTTGAAGGTTAGGTACGAGATCTTGAAGGACGGAATACACAAGGGCAGGCCTCTGGAGGAGCTGCCCCCGCTGTCTGTGGAATCGAAGTTACTATCGACCTTTTCTACTTTGGCTTTCACggtatgtttgtatgttttagAATTCAGATTTTACTTCATTTACACAGAATACATCTTCAACTAAGAGATTGTTCTTCCCTTTGCTCTCTTTCCAGCTAATGAAAGAGGAATCACACGTGTAAGTATGGTTTCATCCAATGTAGAATTCATTAGATCTTAAAAACTGCTCAATTCGGTTAACTTTCAGTTTTCTGTTGGTTCTTTTTCAGAACATTGACAGATTCCTTAACGACGTGTTTCTCTGTTCAGCTTTTCAGGAGCAGATTCTGAACTAGATAATCAAAATACATGTGATGTTGACGTCCCTTCACGCCTAAAAAAGACTCCGTCtcaagtgagatttttaaaacgTAGTTGATCGGGGTAAATCTTTAATTTTACGGCTTAAGCAAAGAAAACTGCAATGTTCGGAAGCCCTCACGTCTTTCTTTTCACTCAGCTCACTTTGTGTACTACCATTTGAGGGACGTAACTGGTTAGAAGGAACTTAATGTCCTGATCAGACCGATGTCAGTAGCGTATGTTCAGTGGGGTGACCATACGTAACTTAGCGTCAAACAAGGAGACTTCTGAGGGTGGAAGGCAGTGACGTCAATGACTCACTGTGACAGTAGGTGTAAACCTGAACTGCATCGGGCAGACCAGGCCGTGTGGCCACCATCATAGTGTGACCCAGGGtggttaaaactaaaaaattgttGCCCGTATCTCAGGAGGTAAAGTAATATCTCCTTCATTTTAGACCAGGCAGAGGTTTAATTCCTTCAtgattgaaatgataaaaatagtttttaaatgccTTCCGTAggttttctccatctcttttgtTCCCCTAAGGAATTGTCTGTCAGATGGCAGTCTGTGCGAGAGCACTCTGCAAATTGTGAAGTGATACAGAAACACAGGTTATGGTCCATCGTCAAGTGAGGCAATGGTGTAGAAAAGctaaagtttatttctgttttctgcttttgctCTTAACCCTGAGGTTATATTATTTGAGTAGTCTTAAATAAAAAGATGCATTTCGAGGCCAAAGTAAAATACTTAATATTGAGTTATATACTTCTCTATTAACACATGATTAAAAGCAAATTACTTTAGCAAATGATGTGTTCCATTGtctgcttgtttaaaaaaatctcagttatCCACAAACTTAACAGATCTACAGCCAGATTTTTACATCCTCACATTTCTCACATAGTTTGTTAAAACATGTTAATTTAGTAATATATAATGTTctggaggattttttttcatcactgtAGTGGGAACAGTGATATAACCTGCTTATTTGGGGACAACAgtattgtctttaaaaatacaagatgcagttggtgggaatgtaaaacgggtgcagccgctctggaaaacagcatgaaggttcctcagaaaattaaaactccatctaccctatgacccagcaatggcactgctaggaatgtacccaagggatccaggagtgctgatgcataagggcacttgtaccccaatgttcatagcagcactctcaacaatagccaaattatggaaagagcccaaatgtccaccaactgacgaatggccaaagaagaggtggtttatatataccacggaatactacttggcagtgagaaagaatgaaatctggccatttgcagcaatacggctggaactggagggtagtgtgctaagtgaaataagtcaggcagagaaagacagataccatatgttttcactcatatggatcctgagaaacttaacagaagaccatgggggaggggaagggggaaaaaaatgttacagagagggaaggaggcaaaccataagagactcttaaaaactgagaacaaactgagggttgattggggggtggaggagaggggagagtgggtgatgggcaggtaagagggcacctgttgggatgagccctgagtgttgtatggaaaccagtttgacagtaaattatatttaataaaaaaaaatattagaaaaaataaataaaaatactaggtGCAGATATAACAATTTTTATAATCTTAGTTTGGGCTTTAAGACAATACCTATTATAATAGGTTGGGATGAAATTAAATTGACAGGTTATATGTGAAAACCAGCATAGTGTAGGATAGTGTTTCTAAATTTCAGCTACTCATGTACTATTTTCACAATTGTTCATAGCCGTGTTATTACCTATAAT
This Lynx canadensis isolate LIC74 chromosome C1, mLynCan4.pri.v2, whole genome shotgun sequence DNA region includes the following protein-coding sequences:
- the RBM44 gene encoding RNA-binding protein 44, whose translation is MQAAAAKQIAPGKAYRSNGRNVRKDEPSNPKKANVFFSSNGCNEARSAFLDDDWDSLAPDQRADDTEVSSTDTVDFLEPSCPGSLDASRECTHSQSSEFEDSADCAFLNETYSVHFSESERKNESLTHLTSELDSEMQNTEGVCFDILEHQGIKIIGLERTCKISDDDYKETAEDEQKHEIDEDSQQEYHSAEEQEHISAHVSFDQTKTLNTPDLQVIGLRNSGYKAECASHLDGNRVELASDSSIFLDSVDVYGQEDAPRGSKFQNSVVLREYHEPKHDMCKEQETSLMYHTVFDEIVLGSSPLENQESRSKSSFLNPQKALKATTYIGKMKCQIIESKDFCGNEIVENQKLHHLGNPSTLQEDRALQVLLQPGQDCQTSWTSAVDDSVISPCGYSHRSLQNTPNPALDVSVTTPRITARDHEAVDEISLKVADDSTTNNSCFPSIEGTRPELVMDAASDRVTVHQTVDVCADFRACFTTSRATSARPSVVSASSNTDITMMNKRRPGEWQGERHRSVACNTDGPHSQDHEDTPVTMSRGPLGNSLSVDSSEPNGNLLNKDSLELRKTSAITDLKKHPERESPPCQEAGRGLASRCCEDARRRAARAELHLLHLHYQMCQRHCSDIYKLVTENREGFSRNLWSNCAKKQLGSALLSVSGDLKVRYEILKDGIHKGRPLEELPPLSVESKLLSTFSTLAFTLMKEESHVFSGADSELDNQNTCDVDVPSRLKKTPSQISLLSGDSPPKQDTLPKEDGFKNGDIDIDFSQLKLDEKGCKNYREVSEDWFDAKENLTGADLSGIQENQIEKDKGDPKFTQEMKNTEPLRKEKGYLIHVGGLCPSVSEADLRSHFRKYQVSEIAIYDSTNYRYASLAFKKSIDAKMAVKEMNGIEINGKSVNVRLVKTPGEYTSSLSYKNGMERSTSKEISSASSVSRLPRTRPRQLGSEQDSEGVKKNCKQIESPKLLPDTPIRFIPPNTLNLRSFTKIMKRLAELHPEVSRDHIIDALQEVRVNHKGFLNGLSINTIVEMTSSVLKNSDSS